One Pseudoalteromonas sp. UG3-2 DNA window includes the following coding sequences:
- the hflC gene encoding protease modulator HflC, giving the protein MKNFSIILLLAAVLMSFSSVFVVNEGQRAIVLLFSKVQKDSNGDAVVYAPGLHFKVPFFSQVRKIDARIQTLDGQPDRFVTSEKKDLIVDSYVKWRVNDFSAFYLRARGDKQYAETLLKQKVNNGLRTNFGSRTIKEIVSGERSELMEEALVQASESATELGIEVLDVRVKQINLPNEVSNSIFQRMRAERQAVAKEHRSEGQEKAEKIRAEVDRRVTVMLADAERNARAVRGQGDATAANIYAEAYNKDPEFFSFVRSLEAYKKTFKNKNDVMVLSPDSKFFDYMKNANAR; this is encoded by the coding sequence TTGTATTGCTCTTTAGTAAGGTGCAAAAAGACAGCAACGGCGATGCTGTTGTTTACGCGCCGGGATTGCATTTTAAAGTGCCATTTTTCAGTCAGGTACGTAAAATCGATGCCCGTATTCAAACGCTTGATGGCCAGCCTGACCGTTTCGTTACCAGCGAGAAAAAAGACTTGATCGTGGACTCCTACGTGAAGTGGCGAGTAAACGATTTCAGTGCGTTCTACCTGCGTGCTCGTGGTGACAAGCAATACGCTGAGACGCTACTAAAGCAGAAAGTGAATAACGGCCTAAGAACTAACTTTGGTTCGCGCACCATTAAAGAAATTGTTTCTGGTGAGCGTAGTGAGCTGATGGAAGAAGCGCTAGTGCAAGCTTCTGAAAGTGCCACAGAGCTGGGTATTGAGGTACTTGATGTTCGTGTTAAGCAGATTAACCTGCCAAACGAAGTCAGTAACTCAATTTTCCAACGTATGCGTGCTGAGCGTCAGGCGGTAGCGAAAGAGCACCGTTCTGAGGGTCAAGAAAAAGCCGAGAAAATCCGCGCGGAAGTGGATAGACGTGTCACGGTTATGTTGGCCGATGCCGAGCGTAATGCCCGTGCAGTGCGTGGTCAAGGTGATGCCACTGCGGCGAATATCTACGCCGAAGCATACAATAAAGACCCTGAGTTCTTTAGCTTTGTACGTTCTTTAGAGGCGTATAAAAAGACCTTTAAAAACAAAAACGACGTTATGGTGCTATCACCGGATAGCAAGTTCTTTGATTACATGAAGAACGCCAACGCCAGATAA